The DNA region GAGCCGAAAACGTCTCGACCAATCCGCTTTCACCTCTGAGGGCGATGGCAGGCGGTAGCTGAGCGACGATCCCTTTGTAGTCGTTGATGTCAAATAAACacggcaaagaaaaaaaaaatatatatatatatatatgaaaatgaaactttacTGTGCTGGGTTAAATCTGTACAGCATCCTCGCATCTGGTTTCCCTCAATGCTCAAGCCTACTGGAGTCAAGTTGACCTACGGTAATatgaattttccatttaaaaaataaaaataaaaatgctatCATTCAATacactgtttgtcttttactgtaCATGGTCCACGGCCTGAGCAggtacttgatttttttttttagctcgaTACTAATATTAATAGTCGAGaggttaaaacataaaaatagagTTCGATATATCAACAGAtagtatttgttttcttctcataaGCACATTACCCAAACAAACTTTTCTGATAAGGATTCTTTGAAttggtttttttaaagaattgtggCCATGATAAAACGtatgatttaattttaagagttgaaaaataaactctgCTAGTAATCTCTAGTGGCATGTTTCTAAATTACTTCAAACATTTCATATATTCTACTGCAATTAGTTGTTGCTTTTACTAGCTAATACAATACATCTGCACTAAGCTAATATTAGCTCATATATCGGCCCGACTGATTTATCCATCATGCTTttataaaatttgaaaattgagtttgaattataatttttaatattgtacAAAACCATAGGCATTTctcaaatatttaacaaaaactttGCTATTTATTGtggggttttttatttttttttgagaaagcCCAATTTTAAATTAGTACCTACATTTTTACAAacttatacatatacacatatatatatacatatacacatatatatacatatatatacatatatacacatatatatacatatacacatatatatatacatatatatacatatacacatatatatacatatacacatatatatacatatatatacatacatacatatacatatacatatatatacatacatacatatacatatacatacatacgcatacatatacatacatatacacatacatacatacatatatacatacatatacacatacacatacacatatatatatattataaacagaaaaacaaaaataaaacaatgcagaaaaaaagttcaaataaacagcaatggaaaaacaaaagtaatattCTTTATTAGACTTTAAATTAACAGTTACTTCTACACCTCAGTCATGCTGGGGGCGTCATCCCGTCTTCAAATCAGCTGATTCGGGCTTCCGTAGCCGACGAGCACGTGACCAGGAAAGGGGGAAGTGTTGTCTCAAACAGAAACAGGGCCGAgtctgtgtcttgtttttcctgCGGTGCTGCCTGCCCAGTAACAACATTTCACGCCGTTCTAGGGCACAGGGCTGAGGGAAGAGACGGACAGACTTCAGCGGTTTATGAGTGAATTATGAAAATGGGCCCAAATCGCTCCTGTCGGCCGACGCTACTGAGTTGTCTCCTAATCTGCGTCACGCTGTGGAGCAACCTGAGCAGCGGGGTGTTGGCCAAATCATACCGGAGACCAAACATTGTTTTGATCCTCACTGACGACCTGGACATCGCTATCGGGGGTCTGGTCAGTGAATTTGATCAATTTAGGGCTTTTATTGCATGTTGTTTATTACTTAGCATCTTATTTAAGAGTCGTGACACTGTGTTTACACCTATTTTGTAGACATGTCATGGGGAAATGTTTTGATTACTACTTGGTCTTAATTTGACATTCAGTCCAGTTCGATTGAGCTGACCGCTCACATTCCTGGTTGGACACATCATTTAGGCATCTCACAGAGTCAGCATCCTTATCACCTGCTCCAATCTGCTCCCACAGTTTTTCCGGTAcacaccctccctccttctgcAACCCCTGACCTACCCGAATGCCACTGAAAAAATGTGGCAATTTAAGGTGTATACAGACTGGTGGCTTGTACAGCTGTCACGACTTCTAAGGAATTTTCAAGTATTGAATATCTGCGCACAGTATTGACTATGTTCAGCTTCCAATCAAAAACCATTCAAAGTTATTTAAAAGAGGTGCAATAGATGAATTctgttttaaatgctttacTTCCAATTACACTGATTAATAAATGTTacgccattttttttccccctaaaagCATGAAATTCGTGCTTCTATACAGTATTCATCACAACACAGAGTTTAGTTATTTACAAAATAGTATTCTTTATATTCCTTTAAATGAGATGCCATCATGTTTCCACGTTAGGTAATGATGCAGCAGGCTCTCTTCATAAAGAACCAGCTTAGTCATGGAGGCAGTAAGACAGAGAAATGCAGCTTCATCCCTAAATcgtgtttttgtcttttccttctAGAGTCCACTTAACAAGACGAAAAAACTCATTGGAGGTGCAGGCATATCATTCACAAATGCAGTAAGTATCTTCGCCCCTCACTGTCATCACtcacattgtttgaaaaaaatgtgtcttaaaacagccattttctgtctctgttgtgcCCTGCTCCTTCATtctgctgacttttttttttttttttcctcctccatcagTTTGTTGCCAGCCCGCTGTGCTGCCCCAGTCGAGCCAGCATCCTCACGGGGAAATACCCCCACAACCACCACGTCATCAACAACACCTTAGAgggaaactgcagcagcaaagcCTGGCAGAAGAGCGAGGAGGCCCAAACCTTCCCTGCCCTACTGAAGGCCTTCGCAGGCTACCAGACCTTCTTCGCTGGGAAATACCTCAACCAGGTGTGGGATGGTGGGACTCCATATTTGTATAATTGCAGCCTTTTCTCCTGTCTGCAGcctggtgtttttctgttgggAGAATCGTTAAATGAGCAGAATATAGTGCATACACTTAATATTTTCTATAAATTTGAGTTGACTAATAAAGATCAATGTCCTCATTTGACTTTAGAACAGGGTTGGTCTCCTTTGTTCTCctagtacttttatttttaattggtgAACAAGGGAAACCAGCAGTTATCTGAAGAACGAAAGGAGCTAAAATCATTTTCCTGGGGATCAACttattatcatatttatcaTAATCTGTGTATATGTCattaaataatttgtatttgactgtttgactgtgtgtttcagtatgGCCACTCAGAGGCTGGTGGAGTGGAGCATGTTCCTCCAGGCTGGACCTACTGGGTCGGACTGGTAAGACTCAAAGTTCACATATTTAACCTTTAAGCCACACATTTACTCTGAGGCTCCTTCCTGTCTGACACCAATCAATAGTTTTGGACTGAATGAACTGGTCCTGTCATTGAAAAACCCAAACCTCTTACTGATTCAAATCCAGCTCAGCTTGtttcaaaacaattatttattatttaatatttctcttcGCTATTGTACATCTGTGTTAATACAGTAAGTCACGAGTGGACAAACCAAAGACATTCCACTTGCATGAGGGTCAGATCGATATTTTTGGGCTGTTATTGTCTTTTACTGGTCTTTGTTGCAGAATTCATGCGTACTATACTGATTATTTGTGggatatttttaacatttcttatCATCATTATACTGGATTTGAGTGGACAGATTTAGTATCCCACGATGGTCTAAATGTTAAGTCAGAGTCTTAGCCAAccttttaattaataaaataaaagtgggGGAGAGATGAatcatttttttgggggggggggtatgaaaatgatcaaatcaaataaaaataaaaaagtatctCAGAATTcagcaaaaaatgtcagaacGAGCTTTTAAAGCTTTGTATTGTCTGAACAATTTTCTGCACATTGTACATATATTGTTTAATATTACATAAATGTGTGggaaattaagttgttttttttttttttttttggtaactgCTTCAGAGCGGTGATCTGAGTCTAAGGTTATGTGGTCATATGGCTGGAAGCGCTCTGCAGAAGGAGCCTGACTAATAGAATGGCTAAAACTAGATTTTCTTGAATTTACAGCAAGTCTCTGACTGGTTTACGGAGGTCATGTGAAGAATATGACTGTGGTGCAGACTAGTTTATCTTTAGCATTTCTTACTGAGTAAACACAGGTCTCATGCCCTGACAGCTTATCATGACCGAGAGAGATTCCTGTAGgttacgtgtttttttttttttgcagagttgGTGTATTGAATGGGGTTTTTTACTTTACTGCTGGTAAAGCAATAAATCCTCCCAGCACCATATGATCCCTCTTTTACCTGTTTCAGCTTCACTATCTCTTTAAACAAACCTGATTTAGAGAGAGTGGACACTATGTCAAAACAGCTACCGTGTAGCATAGAGAGCACTGATTTGAAAGCCTACATCCTGGATTATGTGTCAGTTCATGTGACCGTGATCGATTTGAAATTTGCAACACTTTTGATCTGCTGaattaatttcagaaaatgcaTGAATCGAATGGCAGACACGCAGTGATAAGTAGACTGCTACTTGTTTGTAtggaaacaagactaggtcaaaaacCTGGTATGcggctggaccgccctttatctgtttgcttctgtcctgctctctgtgctcacagaaacagtattttaatgcagctgaattcacaTAAAGCTGTtcacttttacatgtttttctgtttctgttgtcagacaacggaacatttatgaaacactgactgaaacgcagcccattaagacgacatgttcaccagcagtcacttctaaGCCATttcccaagctgctgctctgccctgctaaaatcctgattttataaactTGACGTcgtctgaaaaaaatcaccacacacataagttagaGACAATTGATTTGCTGTGATTTTTCGGCTATACTTACCtgtcaaatgattaatcaaagtTAGAAACTCATTCACGTCTATATAAGTTGACATAGATAAggtttgtctaaaaaaaaaaaaaagctaggtgcttttgtgaagaaaaggggtttgaaaagttggtaaatgtAGCAACAAAGATGCTAatttggcaacactgcctgtaagcGCCACCCTGATGACGAAATAGAAACattttgcaccaattcatttacagccaatgggaaaactccaacactcggccggccgaccaatggtgtaacttcatccctcagtcagtcagcctcCTCTTTCATTTAGTGCAGGGCTTCATAATCATGTAGTAAGTAATGTAAACTTAACAtgttgtcagaaaaaaaaaaagtattctaAATTCAGGCCTTCTCATGTTTTAATTCATACCCTTTGATTAGAGTAAAACATCAGTAACAGTTACTTTGACCAAATCTTTGTCTTTATaaattttctcaattttttatttattggttatGAAGCTGTTGTAAGCTCATAGTTCACCAAAAACCTCACAGTTGTCActgattggttggttgattgattgattgattggatGTGTTGCTGATCTGTAATGAACTATCATCTTTGACAACTACACAATGCTGATAAAATGCACTTTGTAACATTTGAGTATACACCCTGAAGTTTTAAAAGCGTACGTGGACGTATGAGAAAATACAGAAGTCCATGTACAGCACATGGTTTATATGACATATTGGAGAACCATCGTCTTCACTCTTCCACATCGTACCGTTAAATTAAACCCAACAAGTATGTGCTACTGTTTTCTTATATGCAAGCAATAAGTCTCTCCGTGCCCTGGGGGAtcctgtataaataaaaacctttttatctTCTGAGCAGTTTATGCTCAGAAGATAAGAGTATTTTATGGCATCATATAACACTgtcctgtgtgttttccaggagAAGAACTCTAAATACTACAACTACACACTGTCAGTGAATGGGAAGGCTCAGAAACATGGAGCAGACTACAGCAAAGACTACCTGACAGACGTACTGGTGAGAAACACTAGAAAGGACTActcataaattacatttaactaCCTCCAAACTGCAAATGATCATGTTCAGATTTCAGTATTGATGCAACGCTCTGTGTCCCCCCTctcgcactctctctctctctctcgctctctctctctcaggccaACATGTCTCTCAACTTCCTGCAGTATAAATCCAGCTTCCAGCCGTTCTTCATGATGGTGTCCACGCCGGCCCCCCACTCCCCCTGGACAGCAGCCCCTCAGTACCAAGACAGCTTCAACACCACCAAGGCTCCCAGAGACCCCAACTTCAACGTCCATGGGAAGGTAGCACCTGTTGCATCAACCTTTTTAAAGTATTCCCTCTGAATCTTTTGAACAAGTATACAAAACAGGTGTTTCCGGTGCAGTGAGCCCTTTGCTTTGCGGAGCTCGTTCCTCAGGATGACTTTGGGAATATTTTTGTtcctacttttctttctttcttcaggACAAACACTGGTTGATCAGACAGGCTAAAACCCCCATGGCCAACTCCTCCATTCAGTTTCTGGATGATGCCTTCAGGAAACGGTCAGTCTCTTCACCTTCTcaccttcctctttcttttctctctcttcctctgctttctctttggtcatctttttcttcatcatcgTCATCTCCTTCCTGTCATCCCTCTTCTCCCTTCTCCTACTTTTCATCTTTCTTACGatgcttttatttgttgatAGTCCAgagttttacttatttttcctcAATTCCCTCAAGATATCTTAAAGCTTTTCTTGCCAAAACAAATCCATACTCTTCTCTGCTTGTAAACAAAGTAGTTTATGGCTAAATTAATTTGACCTTTTCATGAAGTATGATACCTGTTTACATGTTGTTTTGCAGCAGGTTGACACCAAAgtagtaacccccccccccacacacattttgacacttgtttagtgaaaaataaagtgtcacTGCAGGTTTCTCGTTGTTCATCCTGACCTGTAGGTGGCGAACTCTGTTGTCAGTGGACGACCTGGTGGAGAAAATAGTGAAGAGGTTGGAGTTCAGAGGTGAACTGGACAACACCTACATCTTCTTCACCTCTGACAACGGGTACCACACTggtatgtacatgcatgtggGGACACACGGGCATTTTCATGTCGTGCTTCCAACATCTGTCTGCCACCTTTACCTCTACCGAGGAGAAGACTCTTTGCTCATGTTTCTCTAATTAGttgtcaggaaaatgtaaaactttaacagatttgaattaaattaaattaaattaaattaaatttagaaagGATTTAAACATTGTGAGACAgggcattttttgaaaaacactttaGCTTCTGCATGTGTACATATGTCTCATGAATATTAACACAGATCCAgatatagaatttaaaaaatccaaaaagtttTCTGTTATTAAAGTAATACATTAAGAGGATTGTGCAGCCTTCATGGAGGTATGTGCTCTCTGgttctttgttttcatcctctcacgctttttctttttttttttaaatcccgTTCAGGTCAGTTCTCTCTTCCTCTGGATAAGAGGCAGCTCTACGAGTTTGACATCAAGGTTCCTCTAATGGTTCGAGGACCAAATATCAAGCCCAACCAGACCAGCCAggtacaaacaaacatgctcCCACCTGTTGTACCTGCAAGCTTCGCACTGCACCTAATTATTGTAACTAAGATTAGACCACAAGATTGTATCTTTGATGTGCCAGTGAAATTAGAAAGTAGACTGTGATTCTCTGCTGGTGTATCTGTCAGTTATAGGCAGTCTGTGATGGGCTGAGAAGTATTTAAGTGATGGAACTGTATATATATCATGGACTGATGTATTTTAGAAAAGAGCTTATTCTTACATTTACTATTACGAAACTATTGCGAcaatcaatgtttttaatagctttttaAACTGAACCGAGAAGCTGAAACGCAGAACAAAAACACGAGGACGGTGACGAGGTCAGCGACAGTTTATCTTGATCTCTTGTTGAGGCCTAGTCGACTAAGTAttggctttatttttgatgaagCTGAAATTATAAGTTGTATTCATAATTTTACTAAATCTATAAATAAGGGGGTTGTTGCCATATATCAGAGGCGCAAAATAACATGAAACTAACAGGACACCTGAGTCACTTGAGTTACTGTTCGGGAAATACACACTGATAATACATTTTACGTACATTTATGCAATTGACAAGATATTAGTTACACAAAAAGACCTAAGTCTgccaaaatccaaaatccagAGATAAAGGGAAGGAACTTTATATTAATGTGACCGAAAAAGGGAGCAACGCATCCTTTATAGAGAACATGTTTCtgtaggtttgtttgttttttctttacatgcATCAAGCCCTCCAGAGAGAGTCCATCCTTTCTGCTGTGTTGTTATTCTGCCccgtctctctgcctccctgcaGTCTTTTGTTGACCTGAGCTAAACTGAATCCGTCATGTTGTCAGATGCTGGTGGCGAACGTCGACCTCGGTCCAACCATCCTGGACATCGCCGGCTACAACATCAGCAAGACGCAGATGGACGGCATGTCCTTCCTGCCCATCATGGTGAGATCGCTCagctaatttttcatttttaatttatgactAATACAAAACAGACAGTTCATCTACATAATTGAAGACCTAATGTCATCACAGGGACAGGGCGACGTAGTCGTGCTTGTAGcccaaaatgttcatttaatttattctgtGAAGGCTTAATAACGTAAAGCTGTCTATACAGTGATTGACgactctctccctcactcagTCATAAACATAAACCCTTCATACTCCTGATTAGATGattttcaaactggaaaaacatgatATCAGAAATTTCTCCTCAgtctccacaaaaaaaaacagtttctgatTAAACATGGGCAGAGAAATAGGTCGTACATTTGCAAAATCATACCTCACTTGGTGTAACGCCTGGTTTAAATAGCATTTCTCAAGGGCTGGGAGTTTTCAGAGGCAGTGAGTCATGTTGTTATCCAGATACTACACCTAGTTACGGCTTAGTACATGTGTTTTAAAGAGACCgtaacaagaaaaaacacatttttcttataATAACTGTTTTAACTCATTTTCAGATGagttaaaacagatttttatatCATTCCCTTGTTTTAAAATCCAATTTAACACCAGTTGAAATAACGAAAAATATTAATTGCcagattattgattattttatttattacataaaatatgaaaatgatgagcCCCACACTGAGTTTGCTGATCGGTGAGATGTGTATTGGTCTCAAGCAGTTCTCTGTAGACGCTGTTCAatcgcttgtgtgtgtgtgtgtgtgtgtgtgtgtgtgtgtgtgtgtgtgtgtgtgtgtgtgtgtgtgtgtgtgtgtgtgtgtgtgtgtgtgtgtgtgtgtgtgtgtgtgtgtgtgtgtgtcaccaggAGGGGAagatgaacagcagcagctggagaacAGATATCCTGGTGGAGTATGAAGGGGAGGGAAGCAACATGTCCGACCCCGCCTGCCCTTTGCTGGGACCCGGAGTGTCGGTACGAAGGGACGGGGGGAGATTAAACTATAACTGTCATCTgtagagagagagcagaaaaaaaaaccacataatTCACTTTCCCTCTTCTGTTTCTTTAGGAGTGTTTcccagactgtgtgtgtgaggactcGTACAACAACACCTACGCCTGCGTGCGGACTGTCGCCCCTTCTGCCAACCTGCAGTACTGCGAGTTTGACGACAACCAGGTACTGGGGGAAAGACATTAAAACTGCTTCTGTTGGTGTTTACCTTCTGGCTCTTATTATTTGTTGTAACCTGGCAGTGTTAGGAATGCTTCAGTGTGCCGTTACTATTTGTCTAACTTGAAGCCACAGTGTGCgggtttaaaaaagaaaaaacaaaaacaaaaacaaactgtgctTTTGTGCCATCTGATGGTGGTTTCAAGAAtgacactctgacacagacagcAATGAATGCCCCTTTATCTGTGTTCGGTTCATCCGGGTCTACAGTTTGACAGCAGACAGTCTATGCGCATCCCCCTGCAGGTGTTTGTAGAAGTCTACAACGTGACAGCGGACCCCTACCAGTTGACCAACATCGCAGACAGCATCGGCCAGGACTTCCTGGAGAAGATGAACCACCGGCTGATGATGCTGCAGTCCTGCTCCGGGCAGTCATGTCGGACACCCGGCGTGTACAACCCAAGGTCTGTTTCGGTGCCGAAAAAGTCTGATTTAACTTTTAAGAGCAGCAGGTCTGACTTTTGCCCAAAAATCCCTCCCCCACACATCTGAAATGTGTTGGTTCCTGCTGCAGCGAGACAGTGATTAAGtgtaggataaaaaaaaatgagtctgctgcacagcaaaaaaaaaaaaaactcagctctGTCCACAGTACAAAAAtatgcagcagaaaaaagcttaaataaaaatcttactTTTAAGTTGAGTCAGAGCtaaatttgtcttaattttTGACTCTCGATTGATTGAGCCTGACCAGCGCTCGACGGCTCTATACTTCTGCGTGGAGAATTCCTCCTGCTGATTTAAACAGTTTACATGCAAACAAGGTCCACTTGTGATGAGCACAGTTAAGACAATCTTCAGGTTATAAACAgtgaggaaaaaatacagagaaattgCAAATGAGCTGTTAAATGGAAAAACCAGAAATGGCTAAGCTACAGCCAATCTAATTTACAATCACCCTTTTGTTTTATCCTAATCTGCTATACACACTTCTAAATtcccagatgttttttttttttaatagccaattttaacaaaaactgagccAAACGGAAGCTTGGTTGACACTTATTTTAGAGGTCCATCATTTCAGAATAATTAACTATTGATTTCCAAGAAA from Xiphias gladius isolate SHS-SW01 ecotype Sanya breed wild chromosome 2, ASM1685928v1, whole genome shotgun sequence includes:
- the gnsa gene encoding N-acetylglucosamine-6-sulfatase; the protein is MKMGPNRSCRPTLLSCLLICVTLWSNLSSGVLAKSYRRPNIVLILTDDLDIAIGGLSPLNKTKKLIGGAGISFTNAFVASPLCCPSRASILTGKYPHNHHVINNTLEGNCSSKAWQKSEEAQTFPALLKAFAGYQTFFAGKYLNQYGHSEAGGVEHVPPGWTYWVGLEKNSKYYNYTLSVNGKAQKHGADYSKDYLTDVLANMSLNFLQYKSSFQPFFMMVSTPAPHSPWTAAPQYQDSFNTTKAPRDPNFNVHGKDKHWLIRQAKTPMANSSIQFLDDAFRKRWRTLLSVDDLVEKIVKRLEFRGELDNTYIFFTSDNGYHTGQFSLPLDKRQLYEFDIKVPLMVRGPNIKPNQTSQMLVANVDLGPTILDIAGYNISKTQMDGMSFLPIMEGKMNSSSWRTDILVEYEGEGSNMSDPACPLLGPGVSECFPDCVCEDSYNNTYACVRTVAPSANLQYCEFDDNQVFVEVYNVTADPYQLTNIADSIGQDFLEKMNHRLMMLQSCSGQSCRTPGVYNPRYKFDPRQMFSSHSWRLSRLRQTMK